From the Candidatus Rokuibacteriota bacterium genome, one window contains:
- a CDS encoding YHS domain-containing protein yields the protein MGMFFTLFAKAKTVKDPVCGMAVPKDGASTYQFVGETYYFCSERCRDRFQALPARFLEEAPIKLTDSSGSGAACC from the coding sequence ATGGGGATGTTCTTCACGCTGTTCGCGAAGGCCAAGACTGTCAAGGACCCTGTCTGCGGGATGGCGGTTCCGAAGGACGGGGCCTCCACGTATCAGTTCGTTGGGGAAACGTACTACTTTTGCTCCGAGCGCTGTCGCGACCGGTTTCAGGCGCTTCCGGCCCGATTTCTGGAGGAGGCCCCGATCAAACTGACCGATTCTTCCGGTTCGGGGGCTGCCTGCTGCTAG